One genomic window of Elaeis guineensis isolate ETL-2024a chromosome 2, EG11, whole genome shotgun sequence includes the following:
- the LOC105056409 gene encoding LOW QUALITY PROTEIN: outer envelope pore protein 24A, chloroplastic (The sequence of the model RefSeq protein was modified relative to this genomic sequence to represent the inferred CDS: inserted 1 base in 1 codon), with protein sequence MKATVKGRYEVDKSSASATFAVNAGDVKLKASMTDATFVHGPSLNGLALSLEKPGSFIIDYNVPKKDVRFQFMNSARVLDKTVSLTYTHARGDNRVGIDGSVAFDPANKVSVSYXLDSGNCKVKYVYTHGVLRRTVLEPCYDVSKNSWDFAVTRKFEGGDSLKATYQTSSKNLGLEWNRESKFNGSFKISTSVNLAEQKKVPKIVAESTWNYEM encoded by the exons ATGAAGGCGACTGTGAAGGGGAGATACGAGGTGGACAAGAGCTCAGCTTCCGCCACCTTCGCTGTCAACGCCGGTGACGTCAAGCTCAAGGCCTCCATGACCGATGCTACCTTCGTCCACGGTCCCTCCCTCAACGGCCTCGCCCTCTCCCTCGAGAAGCCCGGCTCCTTCATCATCGACTACAACGTCCCCAAGAAG GATGTGAGGTTTCAGTTCATGAATTCGGCGAGGGTTTTGGACAAGACGGTGAGTTTGACCTATACGCATGCCCGTGGGGACAATCGGGTGGGCATCGATGGTTCGGTGGCGTTCGATCCGGCGAACAAGGTGTCGGTGAGTT GCTTGGATTCGGGGAATTGTAAGGTGAAGTATGTATACACCCACGGGGTGCTGAGGAGGACTGTGCTGGAGCCGTGTTATGACGTGTCGAAGAACTCGTGGGATTTTGCGGTGACAAGAAAGTTTGAAGGGGGTGATTCGCTTAAGGCTACCTATCAGACATCGTCGAAGAATCTCGGGCTGGAATGGAACAGGGAGTCAAAGTTTAACGGGTCCTTCAAG ATTTCCACATCAGTCAATCTGGCAGAGCAAAAGAAGGTTCCAAAAATAGTAGCTGAAAGTACATGGAATTATGAGATGTGA